The following proteins are encoded in a genomic region of Brachypodium distachyon strain Bd21 chromosome 1, Brachypodium_distachyon_v3.0, whole genome shotgun sequence:
- the LOC100838337 gene encoding GATA transcription factor 19 isoform X3, whose product MASETAADGHDHPPAVAPGNDENAAAAEALLSTASEQLTLVYQGEVYVFDPVPPQKVQAVLLVLGGCEVPPGLVSMAVPTAYGEKSTTVAAKRVASLMRFREKRKERCFDKKIRYGVRKEVAQKMKRRKGQFAGRADLGDGACSSAVCSSQANGEDDHFLETHCRNCGISSRLTPAMRRGPAGPRSLCNACGLMWANKGTLRSPLNAPKMAVQHPPNLSKMDVLNMDYDKTILCAENDQTTIKMDSGMV is encoded by the exons ATGGCGTCGGAGACCGCGGCCGACGGCCACGATCATCCCCCGGCCGTCGCTCCCGGCAACGACGaaaacgcggcggcggcggaggcgctccTGAGCACGGCGTCGGAGCAGCTGACGCTGGTGTACCAGGGGGAGGTCTACGTCTTCGACCCCGTCCCGCCTCAAAAG GTTCAAGCTGTTCTGTTGGTGCTTGGAGGATGTGAGGTGCCTCCTGGTTTAGTAAGCATGGCTGTGCCTACTGCATATGGTGAAAAG AGTACAACTGTGGCTGCCAAAAGGGTTGCTTCCTTAATGAGGTTTCgcgagaagaggaaggaaagGTGTTTTGATAAGAAAATAAGATACGGAGTGCGCAAGGAAGTTGCCCAAAA GATGAAAAGGCGTAAAGGACAGTTTGCCGGAAGGGCAGATTTGGGTGATGGTGCGTGTTCTTCTGCAGTTTGTTCCTCCCAAGCTAATGGCGAGGATGATCATTTTCTAGAAACCCA TTGCCGCAATTGTGGCATAAGCTCAAGGCTTACTCCAGCAATGCGTCGGGGGCCAGCAGGTCCAAGATCCCTCTGTAATGCTTGTGGCTTAATGTGGGCAAATAAG GGTACGCTAAGAAGTCCTTTGAATGCCCCCAAAATGGCAGTGCAGCATCCCCCTAATCTGAGTAAAATG GACGTCCTGAACATGGACTATGACAAAACAATTCTTTGTGCTGAGAATGACCAGACCACAATCAAAATGGACTCTGGGAT GGTTTAA
- the LOC100838337 gene encoding GATA transcription factor 19 isoform X2 has protein sequence MASETAADGHDHPPAVAPGNDENAAAAEALLSTASEQLTLVYQGEVYVFDPVPPQKVQAVLLVLGGCEVPPGLVSMAVPTAYGEKSTTVAAKRVASLMRFREKRKERCFDKKIRYGVRKEVAQKMKRRKGQFAGRADLGDGACSSAVCSSQANGEDDHFLETHCRNCGISSRLTPAMRRGPAGPRSLCNACGLMWANKGTLRSPLNAPKMAVQHPPNLSKMDVLNMDYDKTILCAENDQTTIKMDSGMVG, from the exons ATGGCGTCGGAGACCGCGGCCGACGGCCACGATCATCCCCCGGCCGTCGCTCCCGGCAACGACGaaaacgcggcggcggcggaggcgctccTGAGCACGGCGTCGGAGCAGCTGACGCTGGTGTACCAGGGGGAGGTCTACGTCTTCGACCCCGTCCCGCCTCAAAAG GTTCAAGCTGTTCTGTTGGTGCTTGGAGGATGTGAGGTGCCTCCTGGTTTAGTAAGCATGGCTGTGCCTACTGCATATGGTGAAAAG AGTACAACTGTGGCTGCCAAAAGGGTTGCTTCCTTAATGAGGTTTCgcgagaagaggaaggaaagGTGTTTTGATAAGAAAATAAGATACGGAGTGCGCAAGGAAGTTGCCCAAAA GATGAAAAGGCGTAAAGGACAGTTTGCCGGAAGGGCAGATTTGGGTGATGGTGCGTGTTCTTCTGCAGTTTGTTCCTCCCAAGCTAATGGCGAGGATGATCATTTTCTAGAAACCCA TTGCCGCAATTGTGGCATAAGCTCAAGGCTTACTCCAGCAATGCGTCGGGGGCCAGCAGGTCCAAGATCCCTCTGTAATGCTTGTGGCTTAATGTGGGCAAATAAG GGTACGCTAAGAAGTCCTTTGAATGCCCCCAAAATGGCAGTGCAGCATCCCCCTAATCTGAGTAAAATG GACGTCCTGAACATGGACTATGACAAAACAATTCTTTGTGCTGAGAATGACCAGACCACAATCAAAATGGACTCTGGGAT GGTTGGGTAA
- the LOC100838337 gene encoding GATA transcription factor 19 isoform X1 — MASETAADGHDHPPAVAPGNDENAAAAEALLSTASEQLTLVYQGEVYVFDPVPPQKVQAVLLVLGGCEVPPGLVSMAVPTAYGEKSTTVAAKRVASLMRFREKRKERCFDKKIRYGVRKEVAQKMKRRKGQFAGRADLGDGACSSAVCSSQANGEDDHFLETHCRNCGISSRLTPAMRRGPAGPRSLCNACGLMWANKGTLRSPLNAPKMAVQHPPNLSKMDVLNMDYDKTILCAENDQTTIKMDSGMSPEQVQRLEPPPTDRRRQHDSFPTKDNFMTVDKHLG, encoded by the exons ATGGCGTCGGAGACCGCGGCCGACGGCCACGATCATCCCCCGGCCGTCGCTCCCGGCAACGACGaaaacgcggcggcggcggaggcgctccTGAGCACGGCGTCGGAGCAGCTGACGCTGGTGTACCAGGGGGAGGTCTACGTCTTCGACCCCGTCCCGCCTCAAAAG GTTCAAGCTGTTCTGTTGGTGCTTGGAGGATGTGAGGTGCCTCCTGGTTTAGTAAGCATGGCTGTGCCTACTGCATATGGTGAAAAG AGTACAACTGTGGCTGCCAAAAGGGTTGCTTCCTTAATGAGGTTTCgcgagaagaggaaggaaagGTGTTTTGATAAGAAAATAAGATACGGAGTGCGCAAGGAAGTTGCCCAAAA GATGAAAAGGCGTAAAGGACAGTTTGCCGGAAGGGCAGATTTGGGTGATGGTGCGTGTTCTTCTGCAGTTTGTTCCTCCCAAGCTAATGGCGAGGATGATCATTTTCTAGAAACCCA TTGCCGCAATTGTGGCATAAGCTCAAGGCTTACTCCAGCAATGCGTCGGGGGCCAGCAGGTCCAAGATCCCTCTGTAATGCTTGTGGCTTAATGTGGGCAAATAAG GGTACGCTAAGAAGTCCTTTGAATGCCCCCAAAATGGCAGTGCAGCATCCCCCTAATCTGAGTAAAATG GACGTCCTGAACATGGACTATGACAAAACAATTCTTTGTGCTGAGAATGACCAGACCACAATCAAAATGGACTCTGGGAT GAGTCCAGAACAAGTGCAGAGGCTAGAACCCCCTCCCACCGACCGAAGACGACAGCATGACAGTTTCCCAACCAAAGACAACTTCATGACAGTTGACAAGCATCTAGGTTGA
- the LOC100838636 gene encoding folate transporter 1, chloroplastic isoform X2, producing the protein MSPGTSTKSPETWTWENAAAGATAGFATVATFHPLDVVRTRFQVSGGRGLSDVPPYRNTAHAVYTIARSEGLRGLYAGFYPAVLGSTVSWGLYFFLGRMISSAHSTILSQLQKQVCLFTNPIWLVKTRMQLQTPGHTSPYSGFSDALRTILTEEGWRALYRGIGPGLLLVTHGAIQFTAYEELRKGMVFAKTKQARADNRGNEDLLNSVDYAVLGAGSKLSAILLTYPYQVIRARLQQRPGSDGTPKYSDSWHVVKETARYEGARGFYRGITSNLLKNLPAASLTFVVYENVIKLFKAAKEKK; encoded by the exons ATGTCACCAGGGACCTCGACGAAGTCACCGGAGACGTGGACCTGGGAGAACGCAGCCGCTGGAGCGaccgccggcttcgccacCGTCGCGACCTTCCACCCGCTCGACGTTGTCCGCACTCGCTTCCAAG TGAGCGGTGGGAGGGGGTTGTCCGACGTGCCGCCCTACAGGAACACGGCACACGCTGTATACACCATCGCACGATCTGAG GGCCTGAGGGGACTTTATGCCGGCTTTTATCCTGCAGTTCTCGGATCAACCGTTTCATGGGGGCtatatttcttttt GGGAAGGATGATCAGCTCCGCCCATTCGACCATCTTGTCTCAGCTGCAGAAGCAG GTTTGCTTGTTTACAAATCCGATATGGCTGGTGAAAACACGAATGCAACTACAAACACCTGGACATACCTCACCTTATTCTGGATTTTCTG ATGCTCTGAGAACTATTCTGACAGAGGAGGGATGGCGAGCACTTTATAGAGGGATCGGGCCTGGACTTTTGCTG GTCACCCATGGTGCGATACAATTCACGGCCTATGAGGAACTTCGCAAGGGTATGGTTTTTGCCAAAACTAAACAAGCAAGGGCGGACAACAGGGGCAATGAGGATTTATTG AATTCTGTTGATTATGCGGTGCTTGGGGCTGGTTCGAAATTATCTGCTATTTTGCTTACCTATCCTTATCAG GTTATCCGAGCACGCTTGCAG CAACGTCCTGGCAGTGATGGTACCCCAAAGTACTCAGATAGTTGGCATGTAGTAAAGGAAACTGCAAG GTACGAAGGTGCCCGTGGATTTTACAGGGGCATTACGTCGAACCTGCTGAAGAACCTTCCAGCAGCTTCCCTTACATTTGTGGTGTATGAAAATGTTATCAAACTATTCAAAGCAGCGAAGGAGAAGAAATAG
- the LOC100838636 gene encoding folate transporter 1, chloroplastic isoform X3, which translates to MSPGTSTKSPETWTWENAAAGATAGFATVATFHPLDVVRTRFQVSGGRGLSDVPPYRNTAHAVYTIARSEGLRGLYAGFYPAVLGSTVSWGLYFFFYNRAKQRYLQGKDDQLRPFDHLVSAAEAGALVCLFTNPIWLVKTRMQLQTPGHTSPYSGFSDALRTILTEEGWRALYRGIGPGLLLVTHGAIQFTAYEELRKGMVFAKTKQARADNRGNEDLLVPTDYIILLIMRCLGLVRNYLLFCLPILIRLSEHACSNVLAVMVPQSTQIVGM; encoded by the exons ATGTCACCAGGGACCTCGACGAAGTCACCGGAGACGTGGACCTGGGAGAACGCAGCCGCTGGAGCGaccgccggcttcgccacCGTCGCGACCTTCCACCCGCTCGACGTTGTCCGCACTCGCTTCCAAG TGAGCGGTGGGAGGGGGTTGTCCGACGTGCCGCCCTACAGGAACACGGCACACGCTGTATACACCATCGCACGATCTGAG GGCCTGAGGGGACTTTATGCCGGCTTTTATCCTGCAGTTCTCGGATCAACCGTTTCATGGGGGCtatatttcttttt TTATAACAGGGCTAAACAAAGGTACTTGCAGGGGAAGGATGATCAGCTCCGCCCATTCGACCATCTTGTCTCAGCTGCAGAAGCAGGTGCTTTG GTTTGCTTGTTTACAAATCCGATATGGCTGGTGAAAACACGAATGCAACTACAAACACCTGGACATACCTCACCTTATTCTGGATTTTCTG ATGCTCTGAGAACTATTCTGACAGAGGAGGGATGGCGAGCACTTTATAGAGGGATCGGGCCTGGACTTTTGCTG GTCACCCATGGTGCGATACAATTCACGGCCTATGAGGAACTTCGCAAGGGTATGGTTTTTGCCAAAACTAAACAAGCAAGGGCGGACAACAGGGGCAATGAGGATTTATTGGTACCAACTGATTACAT AATTCTGTTGATTATGCGGTGCTTGGGGCTGGTTCGAAATTATCTGCTATTTTGCTTACCTATCCTTATCAG GTTATCCGAGCACGCTTGCAG CAACGTCCTGGCAGTGATGGTACCCCAAAGTACTCAGATAGTTGGCATGTAG
- the LOC100838636 gene encoding folate transporter 1, chloroplastic isoform X1: MSPGTSTKSPETWTWENAAAGATAGFATVATFHPLDVVRTRFQVSGGRGLSDVPPYRNTAHAVYTIARSEGLRGLYAGFYPAVLGSTVSWGLYFFFYNRAKQRYLQGKDDQLRPFDHLVSAAEAGALVCLFTNPIWLVKTRMQLQTPGHTSPYSGFSDALRTILTEEGWRALYRGIGPGLLLVTHGAIQFTAYEELRKGMVFAKTKQARADNRGNEDLLNSVDYAVLGAGSKLSAILLTYPYQVIRARLQQRPGSDGTPKYSDSWHVVKETARYEGARGFYRGITSNLLKNLPAASLTFVVYENVIKLFKAAKEKK, translated from the exons ATGTCACCAGGGACCTCGACGAAGTCACCGGAGACGTGGACCTGGGAGAACGCAGCCGCTGGAGCGaccgccggcttcgccacCGTCGCGACCTTCCACCCGCTCGACGTTGTCCGCACTCGCTTCCAAG TGAGCGGTGGGAGGGGGTTGTCCGACGTGCCGCCCTACAGGAACACGGCACACGCTGTATACACCATCGCACGATCTGAG GGCCTGAGGGGACTTTATGCCGGCTTTTATCCTGCAGTTCTCGGATCAACCGTTTCATGGGGGCtatatttcttttt TTATAACAGGGCTAAACAAAGGTACTTGCAGGGGAAGGATGATCAGCTCCGCCCATTCGACCATCTTGTCTCAGCTGCAGAAGCAGGTGCTTTG GTTTGCTTGTTTACAAATCCGATATGGCTGGTGAAAACACGAATGCAACTACAAACACCTGGACATACCTCACCTTATTCTGGATTTTCTG ATGCTCTGAGAACTATTCTGACAGAGGAGGGATGGCGAGCACTTTATAGAGGGATCGGGCCTGGACTTTTGCTG GTCACCCATGGTGCGATACAATTCACGGCCTATGAGGAACTTCGCAAGGGTATGGTTTTTGCCAAAACTAAACAAGCAAGGGCGGACAACAGGGGCAATGAGGATTTATTG AATTCTGTTGATTATGCGGTGCTTGGGGCTGGTTCGAAATTATCTGCTATTTTGCTTACCTATCCTTATCAG GTTATCCGAGCACGCTTGCAG CAACGTCCTGGCAGTGATGGTACCCCAAAGTACTCAGATAGTTGGCATGTAGTAAAGGAAACTGCAAG GTACGAAGGTGCCCGTGGATTTTACAGGGGCATTACGTCGAACCTGCTGAAGAACCTTCCAGCAGCTTCCCTTACATTTGTGGTGTATGAAAATGTTATCAAACTATTCAAAGCAGCGAAGGAGAAGAAATAG
- the LOC100845546 gene encoding uncharacterized protein LOC100845546, with product MSRYVEMLDMGVRIAARFHSHCPQTARMYYKPPSTSTSAGGKGAEAASTDRKAASAGFDYDAAASASAGFRPFAGGSAGFGAGAAQTGFGFDTAQVVIYEVV from the coding sequence ATGTCCCGGTACGTGGAGATGCTGGACATGGGCGTGCGCATCGCGGCGAGGTTCCACTCGCACTGCCCGCAGACGGCGCGCATGTACTACAAGCCGCCctccacgtccacgtcggcgGGCGGCAAGGGCGCCGAGGCCGCGTCCACGGACCGGAAGGCCGCCTCCGCAGGCTTCGACTACGAcgccgcggcgtcggcgtctGCTGGATTCCGGCCCTTCGCCGGCGGCTCGGCAGGgttcggcgccggcgccgcccagaCGGGGTTCGGCTTCGACACCGCGCAGGTCGTCATCTACGAGGTCGTATGA
- the LOC100846766 gene encoding uncharacterized protein LOC100846766, whose translation MCCLVFASPVLRASRRHLVSLFRRSTKTLMASRLLHLRRLLPAARPSAAVAFSTASTPSSRVSGIVDEICGLNLLEASSLADALRGRLGVDQLPPLAILMGGAAPLGEGGATGVAGEEAKPKEEKMAFDVKLEGFDAAAKLKIIKELRAFTSLGLKEAKELVEKAPTVLKSGVPKEEAEGIAEKMRALGAKIVLE comes from the coding sequence ATGTGCTGTCTCGTCTTCGCTTCTCCCGTTCTCCGTGCTTCGCGTCGTCACTTGGTCAGTCTCTTTCGCCGATCCACCAAAACCCTAATGGcttcccgcctcctccacctccgccgcctcttaCCAGCCGCGCgcccgtccgccgccgtcgcgttCTCCACAGCCTCCACTCCGAGCTCGCGGGTGTCCGGTATCGTAGATGAGATCTGCGGCCTCAACCTCTTGGaggcctcctccctcgccgacGCCCTGCGGGGCCGCCTCGGTGTGGACCAGCTCCCTCCCCTAGCTATCCTCATGGGTGGAGCAGCCCCGCTAGGAGAAGGAGGCGCCACTGGTGTGGCCGGTGAGGAGGCAAAGCCGAAGGAGGAAAAGATGGCATTCGACGTGAAGCTGGAGGGGTtcgacgcggcggcgaagcttAAGATTATCAAGGAGTTGAGGGCCTTCACGAGTTTGGGTCTGAAGGAAGCCAAGGAGCTCGTGGAGAAGGCACCGACCGTGCTGAAGTCCGGGGTGccgaaggaggaggcggagggcaTCGCTGAGAAGATGCGGGCACTCGGCGCCAAGATTGTTCTCGAGTGA
- the LOC100826186 gene encoding purple acid phosphatase 2, with product MELLVLIVLAACTTAVASAGVTSPYRRSLMGVPPMPFDADVFRPPPGYNAPEQVHITQGDLTGRAMTISWVTPHHPGSNMVRYGLSPTNLTHATESTAVRRYTFGPSYQSPYIHHATISGLDYNTTYHYALGFGYTNVRSFSFRTPPAPGPDARIKFGLIGDLGQTAHSNDTLAHYEANGGDAVLFIGDLCYADDHPNHDNRRWDSWARFVERSVAFQPWIWTAGNHEIDFAPQIGETTPFKPFRNRYPTPFRSSKSTQPFWYSVKMGPAHVIVLSSYSAYGKYTPQWAWLQAELARVDRSITPWLIICVHSPWYNTNEYHYMEGETMRVQFERWVVDAKADLVLAGHVHSYERSHRVSNVAYDIANGNATPAFNASAPVYVTIGDGGNMEGIAKSFRTPQPDYSAFREASFGHATLEIMNRTHAYFEWHRNQDGVKVVADKAWFTNRYWLPTDTN from the exons ATGGAGCTGCTCGTGTTAATCGTGCTCGCGGCATGCACGACGGCGGTGGCATCCGCCGGCGTGACCAGCCCGTACCGGCGGAGTCTCATGGGAGTCCCGCCCATGCCCTTCGACGCCGACGTCTTCCGTCCTCCACCAGGCTACAACGCTCCGGAGCAAGTGCACATCACGCAGGGCGATCTCACGGGCCGCGCCATGACCATCTCCTGGGTCACCCCTCACCACCCCGGAAGCAACATGGTCCGGTACGGGCTGTCCCCGACCAACCTGACACACGCCACCGAGAGcaccgccgtccgccgctACACCTTCGGCCCGAGCTACCAGTCCCCTTACATCCACCACGCCACCATCTCCGGCCTCGACTACAACACCACCTACCACTACGCCCTCGGCTTCGGCTACACCAACGTCCGGTCCTTCTCCTTCAGGACGCCACCGGCGCCCGGGCCCGACGCCAGGATCAAGTTTGGGCTCATTGGTGACCTGGGCCAGACGGCCCACTCCAACGACACGCTGGCCCACTACGAGGCcaacggcggcgacgccgtcCTTTTCATCGGCGACCTTTGCTacgccgacgaccacccgAACCACGACAACCGCCGCTGGGACTCCTGGGCCCGCTTCGTCGAGCGCAGCGTCGCCTTCCAGCCGTGGATCTGGACCGCCGGCAACCACGAGATCGACTTCGCCCCACAGATC GGTGAGACGACGCCGTTCAAGCCGTTCAGGAACAGGTACCCAACCCCGTTCCGTTCATCCAAGTCCACACAGCCCTTCTGGTACTCGGTCAAGATGGGTCCCGCCCACGTCATCGTGCTCTCGTCCTACTCAGCCTACGGCAAGTACACCCCACAATGGGCATGGCTCCAAGCCGAGCTCGCCCGCGTCGACCGCAGCATAACGCCGTGGCTCATCATCTGCGTGCACTCCCCATGGTACAACACGAACGAGTACCACTACATGGAAGGCGAGACGATGCGGGTGCAGTTCGAGCGGTGGGTCGTCGACGCCAAGGCCGACCTCGTCCTCGCGGGCCACGTCCACTCGTACGAGCGCAGCCACCGTGTCTCCAACGTGGCGTATGACATTGCCAACGGGAATGCCACGCCGGCGTTCAacgcgtcggcgccggtgTACGTCACCATTGGAGATGGGGGCAACATGGAAGGGATCGCCAAGAGCTTCCGGACGCCGCAGCCGGACTACTCGGCCTTCAGGGAGGCTAGCTTCGGGCATGCCACGCTGGAGATCATGAACCGGACCCATGCCTACTTCGAGTGGCATCGGAATCAGGATGGGGTTAAGGTCGTTGCTGACAAGGCTTGGTTCACCAACAGATACTGGTTGCCCACAGACACCAATTAG
- the LOC104582473 gene encoding mRNA decay factor CTH1: protein MDRENNPSKTTSEPVMGQTGGRPLCLPSQSSERIMVAGSQKWSNQPSLTKIYYKTKLCEKIETNGRCMYGDRCTFAHGVAELRGPSFAQGPTIHNPGEMKMVEAQKCEIQSAPATSGRASPPVPTQDGVDKMSNLERLSQKKLEGIRGIYGDWPEQY from the exons ATGGATAGGGAAAACAACCCATCGAAGACAACATCGGAGCCCGTCATGGGGCAGACAGGCGGCAGGCCGCTGTGCCTGCCGTCGCAGTCTTCCGAGAGGATCATGGTGGCAGGGTCACAGAAGTGGTCGAACCAGCCGTCATTGACGAAGATCTACTACAAGACAAAACTATGTGAAAAAATCGAGACCAATGGGCGATGCATGTATGGGGACAGGTGCACCTTCGCCCACGGCGTTGCTGAGCTACGCGGCCCGTCATTTGCACAAG GCCCGACGATTCACAATCCTGGGGAGATGAAGATGGTGGAGGCGCAGAAGTGTGAGATCCAGTCGGCTCCGGCTACCTCAGGGAGGGCCTCCCCGCCAGTGCCTACGCAGGACGGTGTTGACAAGATGAGCAACCTGGAGCGTCTGAGCCAGAAGAAGTTAGAGGGCATACGCGGCATCTACGGTGACTGGCCGGAGCAGTACTGA